A stretch of DNA from Candidatus Baltobacteraceae bacterium:
GGTGCATCCTCGCAAGACCGCAAGTACACCGGCGAGCGCTCCTTCACCAAGATCGGCAACCGGACGGTGCTGCGCGAATATTGTTCGATTCAGCGCGCAACCGGTGAAGATCAGGTAACGGCCGTCGGCGACGATTGCTTGCTGCTCGCCTACACGCACATCGCGCACAATTGCATCCTGGGCAACGGCGTCACCATGTCCAACCTCGCGCAACTCGCGGGCCACGTGGAGGTGGGCGATTTCGTGACGATCGGCGGTCAAGCGGGCGTGCACCAGTTTACGCGCATCGGACGCTACGCGATGGTGGGCGGGGCGAGCAAGATCACCAAAGACGTGCCGCCGTTCTTTCTGATCGAAGGAAATCCGGCCGAGCCGTACGGACTCAACTCGGTCGGACTGCGGCGCGCCGGCTTCACCGTCGAAGAGCGCAACGAGATCAAGAAGTTCTACAAGATCCTCTACAACCCCAAACTCAACGTTTCGCAGGCCGTCGAGTCGATGAAGGCCGAAGCCTCGAGCGAGCCGGGTCGCGAGTTGGTCGCGTTTCTCGAAGGCCCCTCGCAACGCGGCATTTTGAAATAACTGACGTGCAATGATGAGCATAGTGATTCGTCATCCCGAGCGTAGTGAGCGCAGCGAGCGGAGTCGAAGGACCGCCGCAACGCCGATCCCTCGACTTCGCTCGCTGCGTTTGCGACGCTCGGGATGACGAGGTGCGGTACTTTTTTTCAACCGGTGAAGCCTCGGGCGAACTAAACGCCGTGCTGCTGGCGCGGGCGATTCGCGCCCACGATCCGCAGGCGCGCTTCGAAGGCATCGGTGGCGAGCGGATGCGCGCCGACGGATTTACGCTTTGGCGCGATCACACCGGCTGGGCGAGCATGGGGCCGCTGGCGGCGGTTCCCCGCATTCCCAAACTCTTGCTCACGATGTGGCGCACGGCGCGGCACCTGGCCGCGGTGAAACCCGATCTGATCGTGCTGGTCGATTTCGGCGCGTTCAACATGCGCCTGGCCAAGACGCTGCGCACCCGGCTGCGGTACGGCGGCCCGATCATGTACCTCTTTCCTCCCGCAACCTGGCTGGACAAGGTCAGCGTCGCGACCGCGGTGAGCACGATGACGGTGCCGGTGACGGCCTTCGCGCATCAGTATGAATTCTACAAATCGCACCGGATGCCGATCATGTTCTTCGGTCATCCGCTCACCTCGCAGTACGAACCGCGCCCGCCGCGTCCGGCCCCGCCACGCGACGGCGGCACGATCGCGCTCCTGCCGGGCAGCCGCGCCGGCGAGCTGCGCCATCACGTGCCCGCGCTGCTCGGCGCGCTCAAAATTCTGCGCACGGCGCGCCCGAATCTGCACGCGGTCTTCGGTGCGGCCGACGCGCCGGGCGAGCGCGCCCTGCGGCGCGCGATCGAGCGCGCGCGGCTGCGCAACGTGACGGTCACCCGCGGCGTAGCCGGCGCGGTCGCCGATGCGGACGCGGCGTTCGTCGCGTCGGGAACCGCGGTGCTGGAAACCGTGCTGATCGGCGTGCCGTCGATCGCGCTCTACGTCATCGATCGCGTGCTGGTCAAACACGCGCGCAGCATCTACGCGGGCCGCTTTATCACGCTGCCCAATCTCGTGCTCGAGCGCGAGCTCGTTCCGGAGCTGCTTCAGGACGATGCGACGCCGCAGCGTCTCGCCGACACGATGGAAGCGCTGCTGCGCGACCCCGGCGCGCAGTACGCGCAGTTCGCGCAGGTACGCGAACGGCTCGGCCCGCGCAGCGCACTCGACGATTGCGGCAAGTTCGCGATCGCGCTGGCAAAAGCCGGTGCGCGATGATCCGGCTCTACCACACCTCGGATCTGCACGATCATCGCGGCTTCGCACCGCGCCTGCGCGCCTTGCGCGACGAACGGCCGGGCTTGCTCTTCGATTGCGGCGATTCGCTGCGCGGCAGCCAGACCGTGTACCACCGGCGCGAACCGATCATCGAAGAGATCGACGAGGCCGGTTACGACGCGCAAGCGATCGGCAATCGCGAGTTCCACTACCTCTTTGCGCTGCTGCGCGCGCGCGCGGACTCGATGCGTCATCCGCTGGTGTGCAGCAACCTGCTCGATGCCAAGGAGCGGCAGCTGCCGTTCGCGCGCTCGATGGTTATGCGGGTCAACGACGTCACCGTCCACATCGCGGGCTTGCTCATCATGCAGTATCCGCAGGGGAGTCCGTGGCAGCGCGTTTTCGGCTGGCGCTTTCTCGATCCGTGGGACGCGGTTGCGCCGATTGCCGAGCGCGTTCCCGACGGCGAGCTCTTGCTCGTGCTCTCGCACGTGGGGTTGCGCCTCGACCGCGAGCTGGCGCGGCGCGTGCCGCGGATCGATCTGATTCTGGGCGGGCATAGCCACGACACGCTCTTCGCACCGGAGGTGGTGAACGGCGTGCCGATCGTGCACGCGGGGCCGTACGGCCAATTCGTCTCGCGCACCGAACTCGCGTACGATCAGGCGCGCCGGCGCTTCGCGATCGCCGATTTCGCGCTCGTGCCGCTGCTCGGCGCCCCCTAATGGCGCGCATTCTGTTCGTGACCAACGGGCACGGCGAGATCGCGATCGCCGACCGGATCGCGCGCGACGTGCGTTCGCTCGCGCCGGAGATCGAGATCGATCACCTGCCGCTGGTGGGAGAGAGCCGCGCGTACTTCATGAACGAAGTGGGCCCGCGGCAGGCGATGCCCAGCGGCGGGCTCATCGCGATGGGGAACCTGTCGAACATTCTGCGCGATCTGCGCGGCGGGCTGCTTGCGCTCACGCTCGCGCAGCGGAAATTTTTGGTACGCGTGCGCGGACGCTACGCCCTCGCGGTGGCGATCGGAGATGCCTTCGCGCTGCTGATGACGCTCGCGACGCGGGTGCCGGCGGTCTACGTGGGAACGGCGAAAAGCGTGCGCGTTGCGCCGTACGGAGCGTTCGAACGGCGCGTGCTGCGCCGTGCGGACGTCGTCTTCGTGCGCGACGAGCCCACCGCGGAACGTTTGCGCGCGCAGGGCGTCGATGCGCGCGCACCCGGCAACGTGATCGTCGATCTCTTCGGCGAACGCGACGATCCCCGCGCGGATGCGGTGACGGAGGGCTTCGATCCGCTGCTGGCCGTCTTTCCCGGCAGCCGCCAGAGCGCGTACCGCGACGCGCAATTCTTGCTCGACGTCGTGCGGCGCGTCGCCGCCGATCGTCCGGGCCTGGGCGCCGTGCTCTCGATCGCGCCGCTGCTCGATGCCGCGCGATTCGCGCGGCACCTCGCGCAGGACGGATGGGAAGTCGAAGACTCCGCCGACGTGCGCATGCCGTTCGTACTGCGCGATCGCGGACGCGCGCTCGCACGCGCGTGGCGCGGCGAGATCGGACCGTTGCTCGCGCGCGCGGCACTGGTGATCGGGCAGGCCGGCACCGCCAACGAAGCAGCGGCCGCGGCGGGCGTGCCGGTGATCGCGTTCGAACGCGACCGCGATCGGAAAACGGCGTGGTACCGCATGCGCCAGCATGGTTTGCTTGGCGATGCGTTGTTGGTGTTGCCCGGCGATCCGGTGCGCGCTGCCGCCGGCGTTGCGGCATTGCTCGACGACGCGCCGCGGCGCGCGCGCATGGGTGCGCTCGGGCGCGAGCGCATGGGTCCCGCGGGCGGCGCGCAGGCGATCGCGCGAACGATCGTGGAGCTAACGTGAGCGCTTTCGATCGGCTGCAAGCGAGCGCGAACGCGATTGCCTTTGCGTGCATTCCGTTCTTTCCGAGCTTCATCACCCTCACCAACGTCGCGTTTCCCGGCATCTCGATCGTGCCGGTGCCGCTGGCGCTGGTGCTGCTCGGGGCGATGCTCGCTCTGGCGGTCGTGGCCTCGTTCGCGCTCGCGAGCCCGCCGCGGCGAAAACCCGCGCTGTTCTATCCACTGCTCGTCTGGTTGGGGACGTGCGTGCTCGCGCTGGTGCTCGGTTTGAATCAGCGCGACGGCAGCGTCTTCGTTGCGATCTTGGCGCTCTCGATGATCTGGCACGCGCACATCGATCGTTTTTACGAACGGCCGGCGGTCGCGCGCGCGATCTGGTGGTCGTATCTGCTCTCCGGTACGGCGGCGGCGCTGGCCGCGATCGCGATGGTGGTGCTGCGCGTGCCCGCCGCGCAGTACACGATCGCCAACGGCCGCGCGGTGGGAACCTTCGTGCTTCCGGGAGAGCTGGCAGGCTATTTGATCTTCTTTCTGCCGATCGCTTATGCGCTGGCGCGAATCGCGCAGGGCGCGGCGCTGCGCGTGCTGGGGTGGATTGCATGCGGCGCCGGTTTGCTCGCGATGATCTTGACGTTCTCGCGCACGGGTTGGGTAGGGTTGGCGGCCGGAATCGCATTTCTGATCGTGATGCGTTCGCGCACCGGACGAGCGCGGTTCGTCCAGGGCGCGGCGATTCTGGCGGCGACGCTCGCGATCGTGCTGATGCTCTTCAACGAGCATCACAATCCGAGCGAAAATTACACGCGGCTTTCGATTTGGCAGGCGGCGATCGGCGTGATCGAGCGGTTTCCGCTCACCGGCGTCGGCCCGTTCGGCTTCTCGAAGATCTATCCGCTGGTGCGTTTGCCCGACGGCGACGTAACCGCGTTTCACGCGCACAGCATGTATCTGACTTTTCTCGCAGAGCTGGGGATCGTGGGATTCCTGGCCTTTGGCTGGGTGATGTGGAGCTTTGCGCGCGAATGGTTCCGGCGTTTACGCGCTGCGCCGGCGCACGCCGAGCTGCTCACCACCGCGATTGCGGCGGGAGTTGCCGGTGCGCTCGTGCAAGGGCTGATCGACACCGTGAGCGTCGTGATCTTCGGCCTGCTGCTTCCCATGCTCGCGCTCGCACTCGCGAGCGCGCGCAGCGGCACGGCCGGCGCATGACGCGGCGCATCGTTGCGGCTCTCGCGCTCGCGCTGCTCGCCGGATGCAATCCGAGCGTGCAAAACAACGCGACGCCCACTCCCAGCCCGAACCCAACATCGAGCGCGCTCTCGCTCAAGATCAGCGGCCACGGCACCGCGAAGCAGCCGGTGCGCATCGTCGAGCAAACGGCTAAGAGCGACCGGGTACAATACGATCTGCTGGCGACTTCGTACGTGACCATCGGGTCCGAGGGCAATACGCGTGCCGACTTCAAGCACGTCCACATCACCTTTCACGGAAAGGACGGCTCGATGCTGATCGCCGACGCGCCGCAAGCGATTCTCGACCAGGTGTCGAATACGATCGAACTGGTCGGGGGCGTGCACGCCCACAATAACGCCGGCTCGACGCTGGCGTGCGATACCCTGCGCTACGACCACCGCACGGAGATGATCTACGGCTCGGGACACGTCGCGATTACCGGCCCGGGCGGATTCCATGCGACCGGGAATCGCTTCGAATCGAATATTTCGCTGACTCACACAGTAATGCAATGAACGAAAACGGCAGTCGAATCAAACTTCGCGGGCTGGTGAAGACGTACGGTGAGCGCACGGTCGTGAGCGGCGTGAGCGCCGAGGTGCATCAAAGCGAAGTGGTCGGGTTGCTCGGGCCCAACGGCGCGGGTAAGACGACGACGTTCTACATGGTGGTGGGGTTGGTCAAACCCGACGGCGGCAGCGTGGTGCTCGAACGGGACGGGAGCGAGCTCGAGCTCTCGAGCGAACCGATGTATCAACGCGCGCGCAACGGTATCGGCTACCTCGCCCAGGAGAATTCGATCTTCCGCAAGCTCTCGGTCGCCGACAACATCCGGTTGATCTGGGAACAGAACGGCGTCTCGCGCGCCGACCAAAACCGCCGCCTGCCGATCCTGCTCGAAGAATTCGGCCTGCGCAAGCTCACCCACGCTCGCGGGGACTCGCTTTCGGGCGGCGAACGGCGGCGCGTCGAGATCGCGCGCGCGATCGCGATGGAGCCCGCGTTTCTCTTGCTCGACGAACCGTTCACCGGCATCGATCCGATCGCGGTGGCCGACATTCAAGCGATGATCCGCCAGCTGCGCGACCGCGGCATCGGAATTTTGATCACCGATCACCAGGTGCGCGAGACGTTGGCGATCGTGGACCGCGCGTACATCATGAACAACGGCCGCATCGAAGTCTCGGGAACCGCGCACGAAGTGCTCGAGTCGCCGATCGCGCGCACCTTCTACTTGGGCGAGGGTTTCCGGCTGTAGTGTTGCGGCTCTCGATTCTCGATCGCTACATGCTCACGGAACTCGGCGGACCGTTCGTCTTCGGGCTCTCGGCGTTCACGCTGATCTTCGCGGCGACGCAGTTGCTCGCGATCGGGCGCCTGGTTTCGAACGATCACGTGCCGC
This window harbors:
- the lptB gene encoding LPS export ABC transporter ATP-binding protein — translated: MNENGSRIKLRGLVKTYGERTVVSGVSAEVHQSEVVGLLGPNGAGKTTTFYMVVGLVKPDGGSVVLERDGSELELSSEPMYQRARNGIGYLAQENSIFRKLSVADNIRLIWEQNGVSRADQNRRLPILLEEFGLRKLTHARGDSLSGGERRRVEIARAIAMEPAFLLLDEPFTGIDPIAVADIQAMIRQLRDRGIGILITDHQVRETLAIVDRAYIMNNGRIEVSGTAHEVLESPIARTFYLGEGFRL
- the lpxA gene encoding acyl-ACP--UDP-N-acetylglucosamine O-acyltransferase, producing MIHPTAIVHPNAKVVRGIEIGPYCVVGENVSIGKGTVLQAHVVVNGWTEIGEDCEIYPFATIGASSQDRKYTGERSFTKIGNRTVLREYCSIQRATGEDQVTAVGDDCLLLAYTHIAHNCILGNGVTMSNLAQLAGHVEVGDFVTIGGQAGVHQFTRIGRYAMVGGASKITKDVPPFFLIEGNPAEPYGLNSVGLRRAGFTVEERNEIKKFYKILYNPKLNVSQAVESMKAEASSEPGRELVAFLEGPSQRGILK
- a CDS encoding metallophosphoesterase: MIRLYHTSDLHDHRGFAPRLRALRDERPGLLFDCGDSLRGSQTVYHRREPIIEEIDEAGYDAQAIGNREFHYLFALLRARADSMRHPLVCSNLLDAKERQLPFARSMVMRVNDVTVHIAGLLIMQYPQGSPWQRVFGWRFLDPWDAVAPIAERVPDGELLLVLSHVGLRLDRELARRVPRIDLILGGHSHDTLFAPEVVNGVPIVHAGPYGQFVSRTELAYDQARRRFAIADFALVPLLGAP
- a CDS encoding O-antigen ligase family protein produces the protein MSAFDRLQASANAIAFACIPFFPSFITLTNVAFPGISIVPVPLALVLLGAMLALAVVASFALASPPRRKPALFYPLLVWLGTCVLALVLGLNQRDGSVFVAILALSMIWHAHIDRFYERPAVARAIWWSYLLSGTAAALAAIAMVVLRVPAAQYTIANGRAVGTFVLPGELAGYLIFFLPIAYALARIAQGAALRVLGWIACGAGLLAMILTFSRTGWVGLAAGIAFLIVMRSRTGRARFVQGAAILAATLAIVLMLFNEHHNPSENYTRLSIWQAAIGVIERFPLTGVGPFGFSKIYPLVRLPDGDVTAFHAHSMYLTFLAELGIVGFLAFGWVMWSFAREWFRRLRAAPAHAELLTTAIAAGVAGALVQGLIDTVSVVIFGLLLPMLALALASARSGTAGA
- the lptC gene encoding LPS export ABC transporter periplasmic protein LptC — protein: MTRRIVAALALALLAGCNPSVQNNATPTPSPNPTSSALSLKISGHGTAKQPVRIVEQTAKSDRVQYDLLATSYVTIGSEGNTRADFKHVHITFHGKDGSMLIADAPQAILDQVSNTIELVGGVHAHNNAGSTLACDTLRYDHRTEMIYGSGHVAITGPGGFHATGNRFESNISLTHTVMQ